The DNA sequence ccagttccaagcccaaaaacacagattagaggctgcaaagtgggggaatcaaggatggacttctcattattcacattagttaggtttagatgtaggtttttaaagagagaggctctctcctctctctaggttttaggatttctagtcTTATTTCTTCTTAGATTCAGATTTTCaccttactttaatttagttttcctttactCTTGTTTGTTCTAGCATCTTACTACTTCtagtttatttgtttttgcttcCGTTTGTTACTTCATTGTTGATGCAATCTTGCCCCTTTGAttagattaatgcaatttatatttttatgttattattctttctttaattattagttattgtTGTCTTGGAATTGATatcttagattttattatctcttattaattttctatgtttttattctgtgcattccaagtgtttgataaaatgcttgggaggattttaatttagatttttatgttcttaacttagATTGATTATTtagaaactcttgagttatcaaaagtcttttgttgattggtaattgagacttgctagttggcttagacttcactaaatctagtcttatGTTAGGACTTGTGAATCTAAGCTGATTTTACTCACTTGTCttaccttcattgttagaggttaactaagtgaaagtaaaaggcaattaccatcacaattgatgatgataatgaggataggaattccaattctcaatccttgctaggacttttcttaatttttattttacttccttgttatttacattttttgtctcctatttcaaaaccccaaaagatataatctcataaccaataataaactacacttccttacaattccttgagagacgacccgagatttaaatacttcggttaattttattgggtttgcttaaatgacaaacaatttaaatttgattaaggtttaattgtcagtttagaactatacttacaacgcgcttATTTTCGTGAAAAATATTTACCGACGATTttttcccatcaatttttggtgtcgttgtcggggaattgcaattgtgtgccttattattagttattgtgaatattgtgaatatttttgcttttcgtttctttgttagttgtttctagttttaggagtttattttcattatttcttactagtttttgtttctactttctcttgttactatgaattctcactcctttggctatgagtttggttataatcatgttgtaggaagtggagattacaatgagggcttgcatcaaggatgggacaatcaaagatgtgagaagccacaaggatttgatcaaccctcttggcaacaaccctctccaatgtactatgagcaacaaccactccatgatgcataccaagacaatggttatggtggacctcttcgtgacaatcaacacccaccacaatatacctatgaacctcctcctcaatatagcccacaaccatactcacaagccccatgttaccaaacacctccatatgatcccaactcatatccactataccaaccaccctatgaaccataCGAGCCATACTTAGAGCCatcaccattccaacacaatcaCTCCTAAGAactaccacctcaatatacaccacctccatatcCCTGTCATGATGAACCACTCTCTTTtcatgaacccttcctcccaagcaatgaaccctcatatctacccccaatctccaatggatgacactcttggtgttcttcttcaagagcaaagagagatgcaaaggacgACAGTAGAGTTCATAGCTACCTTGACTGAGGTAGTAGGTAATTTAGCTTCATTGCACTTCAACACTCAAAGTacccccatggctacatgtggagaatctaatgaagagcgtagcatgaaggagagattaggaACTCCAGTGAAAAATGAGGAacgtggctttgtattggaataaTTGGAGAAAGCCATacttgttgaagaggaagaagtggttgaagacttaggagatgctggaCCTCCATGaaaatctagagttgtagagtatttctccaagaagcttgaaattaatgttgaggaggctagtgcacaacctccaaggcatgttccgtatgaagaattggatggaatagatcaagaagcgagtttccttggtgatgatgaCCATGAATCAAGCCATCCTAGTGATGAATGTGCATCCGCAAATGAACtccttgagtttgaagaaccttctccaatTGGGTTGAAGAATGATGTGGAGATGGAAGTATTCCAAAGGCGATGGATGGTAGTTGAATAcactttgtcaagatcgttggagacttctctatcTAGGTTGCCATATATTCCTTCATTTagtgggtaaaacttatttcTATtggctttattgtcccacttgagtatgatattcttgaaacggatggccaacttaggaggctttgtggaatgaagcgtaagagaaggatgtttagtggttagagttacaaatcaagactcatcaaggttgatatttcaagagttagatgcaagggttggactGGTGATCACATGGGTGGATccaagagaagagtttggtactgcgtagagaattcagattgcttgccacttGGTAGGAACAATGATGAtgcacttcaagacgggtgtaggaacaagatttgggatcccgacatacaagaggatcaactttaggagctcaaagcttgtgaaggaTTTCATCAAGACTTGGTGAATTCACTTAGAgatgttggagcttattggaagtccaagcattggtggaagtttcaagataagttcaagcacaagccaccatgacaaggagctcaccaaatgtccaacttaaggactttaactaaaagtgttaggtgagagacaccccaccatggtaaattctttctatttttctttttatttctattggtaataagttaaattttcatttttttagttacGTTTATTTAGTATAAATTGTGGTTTTACTGGTTTAATCATGTTTGGAATTAATTTGATagcttgttttaaaaaaaaatgggtgtgacgcgtacgcgtgacccacgcgtacgcgtcgatgcgaaTTTCGCTCTCTAGTTAAAAAGTTACAGAAAGTTGGGTTGAAACCGTGCGGGAGGGGTACCAGGCGCACAACCCAACCCATGCGTGCCATCGCTGACGTGTACTTGTCATTTTCAATTCTGGCCTCCCACGCGTagacgtgaccgacgcgtacgcgtcatacaaAAATGCCACCCCAATGCAAAGTTACAAAAAGTTGTGCAAAAACGACACTAGAATTGTGTGTTACGCGTCTTCATGCGTACACGTCACCTTTATTTCTCTATACCCACGCGCAAGCatcagtgatgcgtacgcgtagaTTTGAATCCACTAACCCCCCTCGAGAGAACCCTTTTCATTCGCGTAGCCCTAACCCTCAATCCCACCAacgtctctttctcttcttcccctCTTCCCTCCATTGAAGCACTCACCACCATCACCCTCACATTACCGCTCCAGTCCGGCGACCCTGAACCACCGCCGACCACCCctccctctctttccttttctcttctctacccccttcttctctctatccctctTCTCTGTCCGTCCGCCCATCTTCTTCGCTGACACAAGCACCACCGCGGCCCCATTGCCGCCGGTGATCTCCACCACTCATCACCCATACTCTTCCATTCCTTTCTGCTTCAACCATCTCGCCTGATTCTTCAAACATTGCTCCTGAACCGCCTTTCCTCTACGGCTTTGCTTCTTCCTCTGCTTCCTGAGTTCAGCATCGCCGTTCTACCATCATCACCGTCATCAGTAGCCATCATCTCTGGGTTGGCacttctctctcccccttccagTTTCCATCTCTGCTTCTACTTTAGAAACCCCTCCTGGGTTTTCCCTGTTCTTCCTTCTGCGTTCTTTCCATTCTGTTTAGTTGGTATAGTTAGCTTAGTTTAATTgcattttagttagttagttagaattgCATGTGGTTAGGTAGTTTTAGGAttttggttagtggatttaggcctgattttTGCCGCTGCTGCTGTCTGAAATGACTGATTTTCATTTGCTTTGTTGAGTGATGATAATGTGATATTCTGTACTACTCTACATGTTGCTGTTATTGCAAATTATGGTTCATGCTGCTATTTGGAACTGTTGCTGCTTCATTGATTTGCTTTGTGCTACACTAGCTTGATTGATGTTGCTGCGAAGTTGTATTACTGCCTTGTTCTCTTTGATGGCTTCTGCTTGATTCTAAATCGATTTGAATTTCATATAAGCTGAATGATTGTTGCTGTCCTATTCTGTATATATTGATGCCCCATTCATATGAATTCTTGTTCTTCATGATGATTGACATTTATGGAATTCATATGGATTGTTGATGCTGCTGTTTTAATCCGGGAACGCTCAATTTACTATCAAAATGCTAtcaaatttttctaaaatctttatGCTATTAATTTCCAATTGTGAACTGAATTTGGCACATTTTCACTTTATTCCTACTTGATTACTGGCAAATTCAATTCATGAATTGGTCGGCTAGCATTTCCGCCTCTTCTTTGCTTCCCTTTATCTGAATTTCATGACTGATGGCAACAAAGAGTTATTTGACAGATTTCTGTGTCAAATGGACCCTTGTTGATCAATTGCTTTTGATCCTCGTTTATGACTTTAACATTTGAAGTTAGGTTCCAAATTTTCTATCCTTCATGGTCACACTACAATTTTATTTCTCCTTAACCATTGACGTTGTTTCATAGACTTCCAATTTGGCCTAGTCTTATTCCTTGTTGTTTGAGGTTCTTTCAAGTTGTGCTTATTGGTGTCTTTTACTTTCATAAGTACGTATTTAATTCCTCCACACCAGTTTTTGCACTTAAGTGATCAAATACATTGATGATGacttatctttatattttatgcCTTTGTGCCTTGCATATTTCATTATCAATGACTTGCATTGCCTGATATGAATGTGAGTTGCTTgtcatttagactttttggatgCTGTCTTGGTTAAAGACAATATTTGTTATGCTATTAACATTTAACTTCCTTACTTTTAACTTTTTGACTTTTCACTACATGTTTTTCACCCTTCTTTAAATTTTCCTtcttaaactaaatttttaactATTCTTTTGATGCATAGCAATGTTGCTTCTTAAGGACCAAGAAAGTTGATTTCCTTTATACACAATTAATTGGAATGTGAATTCTGACTGATTTTGAATACTGTTCATACTCCCTTCCAAGTTAATCGTAACTTTAGTGACTCACTTCATATTTGAGCTTTAACTCCTTTGTTGTCTATCTTCTGTTGTTTTTCCTACATATTGTTTGCCTTTCTATTTCTATGCTTTGATTTGATAATCTGTACCCTGGAAATTCTATTCTTTAGGATGTCTAATAGGAAAGGGAAAGGCAAAGCCAAGGTCACCTCCAATAAGAGGAAAAGGCCGCAGCCATCCACTGAGCCAGCGACCTTAGGCCTATCTGAGCGAAAGCTTAATGAGAAGGACAAGGCTGACAAAGCTACGCCTTCTAACAAATCATATAAGTTTGCCAACCTATACTGTGAGCTTAGATTTCTGCACTTTGATAAGCGGAACCTCATTATGGAAAGGAAACTAGCTGTACCCTCCGATCTGAAGCAGTATACCGAGTGTCGGGTTGTGGAGAGGGGTTGGGTATTTCTAGACAGAGAGCTAGTGCGAGTGAACGAGTCTTGGGTGCGAGAGTTCTATTGTAATTTCTACCGAGTGACCCTTGATGCAATTCATCTCAGAGACAGGCAGATTCTGATTACAAAGGCTATTGAGTACATCCTCCACTTTCAGCCTAAGATCAGTAATAAGGATGCCTTCCATCAGGCTAAGGAGGATATTAAATGCATGAGTTTTGATTGGGACGCAGTGCATTGTACGATTACCCTTCCTGATGCCTCTTGGGAGCAAGGATCCAAGAAAGAGACTCCGAGAGGCATTAAGCTCGACTATCTGATGAAGGAAGCCAAGCTGTGGTAGCAGATCCTATGCACCTATGTCATGCCTAGTACCCATTCTACTAAGATCCAGGCCGATATAGTAGTTCTGATTTGGTGTGTCTTAGATGGGAAGGAGCTGTACCTTCCACGACTCATCAGGAGATATATGTACCGGTCCAATATCAGACGCAACCTGCCATTCCCTTGTTTGGTCACGCAGTTAGCTCACCAGGCTGAGGTACCCTGGGAGCAGGGCGATGATGCACCAGCCGTACACGGTAAGGAGAAGGCTATCCCTTGGGGTGACTGGTTTGGTGACCACCCAGTGGCCCGGTGCAGAGACCGAGCGGCCATAGCAGCAGCTATTGAGCTGACTACTTCTTCAGCTGCAGCAGGACCATCTACACCATCTCAATCAGCACATTCATCTGCATTACAGCTAGTCTACCACCTTGTGCAATGCCTCTTTGAGCGCATGGATTGGATGGAGTGGCGCTTGTTGCGACGTTATGAGCAGTCTGAGTgtgcaacaagcgacgctatgcaCACTTGAAGCTGATTGTGACTTCGGGACGTACTGACATCCCCTCAGAGCCTGATACATCCTCGGAGCACTCTGAGGAGGAGGATGATAAGAAGGAGGAGGCCCAGAAGGCGGAAATCAGCATGGGATCCCTACAGAGTCACAGCACTTGCACAGTCATAGCCGACAGAGCCAGAGGCACATCCATCGATAGGCCACAATAGCGAGGCAAACATTGACCCCGCTCACCTGACTTGATTTGAggagcatcgaggatgatgctgtgatttaagtgtggggagatcgccGTCTTCGGCGGACtatattttggtgaaccattttagacttttgttttattttgctttattttgttttattttcaatacttgcacattttcattttattgtacttttgtttatttttactttgttgcattttgcactttggcttgtatatatcttagatttttagtttgaattgcacttttagtttattagttgtgatttcgaaaaatgtggattattgagtttagtttacccttttgcatatgagaatttggtttgattgaaaatagggAGTGAACTAAAAATTTTTGGCTTTTCATAATCACAACATttcatttagtatatatataataataaatgttggtcaatttgttgaaaatttcaaaaaaattatttttcttagaaCGGGCATttaagattcacattgatttgagttaaaactttttaaaacttGCATGATATAGTTTGGAATATGGGCTTTGaactaagaacacacaacccgtgagttttttaacttaattgcatggttacattatttaaccatgatttttattcttgtgtgttttcttctctatgattgcaatctttagtttgtttcattctatatgtccattatttagtgtatattcatgcatttatgtgattgaggtcattatttgattatagttcacttatcccaaatagcccacCATTTCATTTACCTTTTTTTGCCAAATTAAGCCCTTTTTAACCCCctttttgttatttacattaccacatcactagccttaagcagaaaagcaattaattgtcctatttgaatctttggttagcttaagatagtgagtATGTGTCAAATAAGTGTGGGAAAATGTGAGAACTTTGGTTGATAAGaatgtgttttatttttattgacaaatattgagaatttgggtgtATACTCGTGTGAAATTatagaaaccatatgcattgatgtattATGCTttcatatatatagaaaaaaaagaaaaaaaataaagaaataaaaaaagagaaaaagaaaaagagaaaattgtTAAGTTCAATAAGAAAATtaatgcatatgtgatggaatTAAAATTGATACATAAGTGTGTAAAAATATGCAAACGTGAGATTTTGGGTGGCTAAGCTTGACTTTAGAATtgtatagagtgtgtgtatgtgttaggtgagaacttaggttagtcaaagattcatataatagttcacttggccatacatatatcctcacccttaccttagccccattacaaccttgaaaagccctcatgatatttgcatttgtatactagataattgttgattggttagatgaagaacaaatatttagaaagcatgattagaggagatttgAGTGGTTTAACCCCAAAtatttgagtgattagagtgtatatacacATCCAGAGAGGgctctgataaaccccatttttagggtttaccttgtattgaatttagagtattttgataaccttttgtcacatttagcctatgaattagcatggttttgttatctctcccatatttatgcttaagtgtaaaaacatgctttttgagcgtcattttgatgaattctaatttctcct is a window from the Arachis hypogaea cultivar Tifrunner chromosome 1, arahy.Tifrunner.gnm2.J5K5, whole genome shotgun sequence genome containing:
- the LOC140174066 gene encoding uncharacterized protein, coding for MSNRKGKGKAKVTSNKRKRPQPSTEPATLGLSERKLNEKDKADKATPSNKSYKFANLYCELRFLHFDKRNLIMERKLAVPSDLKQYTECRVVERGWVFLDRELVRVNESWVREFYCNFYRVTLDAIHLRDRQILITKAIEYILHFQPKISNKDAFHQAKEDIKCMSFDWDAVHCTITLPDASWEQGSKKETPRGIKLDYLMKEAKLW